A region from the Dysidea avara chromosome 15, odDysAvar1.4, whole genome shotgun sequence genome encodes:
- the LOC136245610 gene encoding uncharacterized protein, translating to MQRKTQLVTTAMEIISRTTKYFLCTTEPSKCNCTSMKWMSVILLDLKQVFINLFTAEEFPARTERIHQKQFKKLKTPAADVYKVSFGISRNSTLNELKEFHVTSGLPPDIMHDIFEGVAVVELHCMLSALIQEYKLFGLAKLNNRIKKFPYGIPDRNNKPLPLPVTYLSKSPTEALKQNSSQTWCLLRLLPLIIGDCVPNDNPNWANFLRLLMLVDYVTAPETTREIAGYLRDLIQDHHTCFKQLYPERRLTPKFHHLVHLPHYIIQYGPLVRMWCMRYEAKHCYFKRWAKITGNYKNIAKSLPVHHQKHICYKLADAENFLKPPSTVGPATLCDLDNLSYKDLLTETCHGISERTIYRVNWVEIMGTTYKPTILVIVDYYQDVPIFGEIHDIISVDQKFYLATYLFITNGYNPHYHAYEV from the exons ATGCAAAGGAAAACACAATTGGTGACTACTGCGATGGAGATCATTTCAAGAACCACCAAATATTTTCTATGTACAACAGAGCCCTCCAAGTGCAACTGTACTTCGATGAAATGGATGTCTGTAATCCTATTGGATCTAAAGCAGGTGTTCATAAACTTG TTCACAGCGGAAGAGTTTCCTGCAAGGACAGAACGTATACACCAAAAGCAATTTAAAAAGTTGAAAACTCCTGCTGCAGATGTTTATAAAGTATCATTTGGAATTTCACGCAATTCAACACTCAATGAACTCAAGGAGTTCCATGTTACATCTGGACTGCCACCAGACATCATGCACGACATATTTGAGGGGGTTGCAGTGGTAGAACTTCACTGTATGCTGTCAGCTTTAATACAGGAGTACAAGCTATTTGGCTTAGCTAAGCTGAACAACAGAATTAAAAAATTTCCATATGGAATTCCTGACAGAAACAACAAACCACTGCCACTACCAGTAACTTATCTTAGCAAGTCACCCACTGAAGCACTTAAGCAAAACT CATCGCAGACTTGGTGCTTGCTACGACTCTTGCCCCTTATCATCGGAGATTGTGTTCCAAATGACAATCCAAACTGGGCTAATTTCTTGAGATTGCTAATGCTAGTTGATTACGTCACTGCACCTGAAACAACACGTGAGATTGCAGGCTACCTGAGAGATCTGATACAAGACCATCATACGTGCTTTAAGCAGTTATATCCTGAACGGCGTTTAACGCCGAAATTTCACCACCTCGTTCATTTGCCACACTATATCATTCA GTATGGTCCTTTGGTAAGGATGTGGTGCATGAGATATGAGGCAAAGCATTGCTATTTTAAGAGATGGGCAAAAATAACAGGAAATTACAAGAATATTGCTAAATCACTACCTGTGCACCACCAGAAGCACATTTGTTATAAGTTAGCAGATGCAGAGAATTTCCTCAAACCACCTAGTACAGTAGGCCCAG CCACCTTGTGTGATCTGGACAACCTGTCTTACAAAGACCTCCTAACGGAGACATGCCATGGAATTTCAGAGAGAACCATCTATAG AGTAAACTGGGTGGAGATCATGGGAACAACATACAAACCTACAATCTTAGTCATTGTCGATTACTACCAGGATGTACCAATATTTGGAGAAATACACGACATTATATCAGTTGACCAGAAATTCTATTTAGCCACCTATCTTTTCATAACAAACGGCTACAATCCTCATTATCATGCGTATGAAGTTTAA